The following proteins come from a genomic window of Rutidosis leptorrhynchoides isolate AG116_Rl617_1_P2 chromosome 10, CSIRO_AGI_Rlap_v1, whole genome shotgun sequence:
- the LOC139872885 gene encoding uncharacterized protein: MASVVRPPSTMASMVLPKVQSTNRKIWKPTNYRLTFPHLATRYHTILCTNTSSWDPPPVTYAVKDDSTKGEFLTGSTTLFETLDSDKTKVAESVTTDTKHVTKVGYIRWPMWLVGPLVLLATGMVPTLWLPISSIFLGPNVASLLSLTGLDCIFNLGASLFLLMADACSRPKNVEQEPCQSQPPFSYRFWNMVATLSGFIIPLTMLFGSQKGLLQPQLPPISFAILLGPYLLLLAVQMLTEMLTWHWESPVWLVTPIVYETYRVLQLMRGLKLGAELGAPSWTVHTIRSLVCWWVLVLGVQVMRVAWYAGFTAHLHKKVSLNASEVDTSSG, translated from the coding sequence ATGGCTTCTGTGGTACGGCCTCCATCTACAATGGCATCAATGGTTCTTCCAAAAGTTCAGTCCACTAATCGCAAAATTTGGAAACCTACAAACTACAGGCTCACGTTTCCTCATTTAGCCACAAGATATCACACTATTTTATGTACAAATACGTCCTCATGGGACCCACCACCTGTCACATATGCTGTAAAAGATGATTCCACCAAAGGCGAGTTCTTGACGGGTTCCACCACTTTGTTTGAAACCCTTGACTCTGATAAAACTAAAGTAGCCGAATCTGTAACAACTGATACCAAACACGTTACAAAAGTTGGGTACATTAGATGGCCTATGTGGCTCGTGGGGCCATTGGTTCTTCTAGCTACAGGAATGGTTCCAACTCTCTGGTTACCAATTTCTTCAATCTTTTTAGGACCAAACGTAGCTAGTCTTTTGTCATTGACCGGGCTTGACTGCATATTCAACTTGGGTGCATCGTTGTTCCTGCTCATGGCTGACGCGTGCTCACGTCCTAAAAACGTGGAACAAGAACCTTGTCAAAGTCAACCACCTTTTAGCTACAGGTTCTGGAACATGGTTGCAACCTTATCCGGATTTATCATCCCTTTAACCATGTTGTTTGGTTCTCAAAAGGGTCTATTACAACCTCAACTCCCTCCAATTTCTTTTGCAATTCTTTTGGGGCCGTATCTTTTGCTTCTTGCAGTACAGATGCTGACGGAGATGCTGACGTGGCACTGGGAGTCACCCGTTTGGCTTGTGACTCCTATTGTGTATGAAACATACCGTGTGTTACAGTTGATGAGGGGTTTGAAGCTCGGGGCTGAACTTGGTGCACCATCTTGGACAGTTCATACAATTAGAAGTTTAGTGTGTTGGTGGGTGCTGGTTCTAGGTGTGCAGGTCATGAGGGTTGCTTGGTATGCAGGTTTTACAGCTCATCTTCATAAAAAGGTGTCGTTGAACGCAAGTGAAGTCGATACTTCTTCTGGTTGA